The Spirochaetota bacterium genome has a window encoding:
- a CDS encoding nucleotidyltransferase domain-containing protein → MDTPLKKTFDIDLARASLIAREKRKALLRRTRWEQAKKDCERIIDHLIKKYNPGKIYQWGSLLTPEHFTEISDIDIALEGLAGPLDGLEALADAEAMTDIPVDIVEIERVHPAHARSIRERGVLVHERA, encoded by the coding sequence TTGGATACGCCATTAAAAAAAACATTCGATATAGACCTGGCCAGGGCCTCGCTCATCGCGAGGGAAAAGAGAAAAGCCTTGCTTCGGCGCACACGATGGGAACAGGCCAAAAAGGACTGCGAGCGTATTATAGACCACCTCATTAAAAAATATAATCCGGGGAAAATATATCAATGGGGATCGCTTCTGACACCCGAACACTTCACGGAGATCTCCGATATCGACATCGCGCTGGAGGGGCTTGCGGGCCCCCTGGACGGACTGGAGGCTCTTGCCGACGCCGAGGCGATGACCGATATACCGGTCGATATCGTTGAGATCGAGAGGGTGCACCCCGCGCACGCGCGAAGCATACGGGAGAGGGGGGTGCTGGTGCATGAAAGAGCTTGA
- a CDS encoding glycosyltransferase family 39 protein: MKVRPIIPVLLFAAVLFTVGITWGLPHVESWMSDDLAPFHPLIGLSKGFSFGYFNKYPLVHQVILALVNIPLVVYAVASHAAADGFRLYEFLVYVRSADFASGLMLIDRLVSAAMGVGIVLFTYLGTRELFGRRAALWAAVFASTNALLNFYAHLSKVEVPYVFWGMGGLYFLIKAVKGGRRRDYVYTALFACLSFGSKDQGYAIFVLPFILYLVVYPLMTRESGVPAARVVFRKNLLIFAAAFVILAALVENVFLNLDGLVARFHHLTGEGGTRSISYSLAPSGIFALWRDAFGVMMRDATGIPAFILGLLGIGLAVKDFRRDRAGLLLRMLFFVALVSYSLFFVQIIRQSNVRFVFPQSVFLAVYAGYAADRMIGAAAAARSRIWRPALAGVLALSLAYSLYNTLSVNAALLCDVRYGVERWMSAAMPEGSTLEYYNRLHYLPRFPAGVRSYQVRGGEMDIAGRKPDFVVITSREVAAFTLPEGGKAPAGGRVLSTRVERRMKSGFAGFLSKLRGGELGYELAHRADFRLRFFREIPSLNISPEFVEVYRRVRE, encoded by the coding sequence ATGAAGGTCAGGCCGATCATCCCCGTCCTCCTCTTTGCCGCCGTGCTCTTCACGGTCGGTATCACCTGGGGCCTGCCGCACGTGGAGAGCTGGATGTCCGACGACCTGGCCCCGTTTCATCCGCTCATAGGCTTAAGCAAGGGCTTCTCCTTCGGCTATTTCAACAAGTACCCGCTGGTGCACCAGGTTATACTGGCGCTGGTGAACATTCCGCTGGTCGTCTACGCCGTGGCCTCGCACGCGGCGGCCGACGGTTTCAGGCTGTACGAGTTTTTGGTGTACGTGCGCTCGGCCGATTTCGCGAGCGGCCTCATGCTCATCGACCGGCTGGTGTCGGCGGCCATGGGCGTCGGTATCGTACTGTTCACGTATCTCGGGACGCGCGAGCTCTTCGGCCGGCGCGCGGCCCTGTGGGCGGCGGTGTTCGCCTCCACCAACGCGCTGTTGAATTTCTACGCGCACCTCTCGAAGGTCGAGGTGCCCTACGTATTCTGGGGGATGGGAGGGCTGTATTTCCTCATCAAGGCGGTGAAAGGGGGGCGAAGGCGCGATTACGTCTATACGGCGCTTTTCGCCTGTCTCTCGTTCGGCAGCAAGGACCAGGGATACGCGATCTTCGTTCTCCCGTTTATACTGTATCTTGTTGTTTATCCGCTCATGACGCGCGAAAGTGGAGTTCCCGCCGCGCGTGTCGTGTTTCGTAAAAACCTGCTGATATTCGCCGCGGCGTTCGTCATTCTGGCCGCGCTGGTCGAAAACGTGTTTCTGAACCTCGACGGCCTCGTCGCGCGTTTCCATCACCTCACCGGCGAGGGGGGTACGCGTTCCATAAGCTATTCACTCGCGCCCTCCGGTATTTTCGCGCTGTGGCGCGACGCCTTCGGCGTCATGATGCGCGACGCGACGGGCATTCCCGCGTTTATCCTGGGACTTCTGGGTATTGGTCTTGCGGTGAAGGATTTCCGGCGGGACCGCGCGGGGCTGCTTCTTCGAATGCTATTTTTTGTCGCGCTCGTCTCGTACTCGCTCTTCTTCGTGCAGATCATCCGCCAGAGCAACGTGCGCTTCGTCTTTCCGCAGAGCGTGTTCCTCGCCGTCTACGCGGGATACGCCGCGGACCGAATGATCGGCGCCGCCGCGGCCGCGAGGTCGCGGATATGGAGGCCGGCGCTTGCCGGTGTGCTCGCGCTTTCGCTCGCGTACTCGCTCTACAACACGCTCTCGGTCAACGCCGCCCTGCTGTGCGATGTGCGTTACGGCGTCGAACGCTGGATGAGCGCCGCTATGCCGGAGGGCTCAACGCTGGAATATTACAACCGGCTGCATTATCTTCCGCGCTTTCCGGCCGGCGTCCGTTCGTACCAGGTGCGCGGCGGCGAGATGGACATCGCCGGCCGAAAGCCGGATTTCGTGGTGATCACTTCGCGCGAGGTCGCGGCGTTTACCCTGCCGGAAGGAGGAAAAGCCCCGGCCGGCGGCAGGGTATTGTCGACGCGGGTCGAGCGCAGGATGAAGTCCGGTTTCGCGGGTTTTCTCTCGAAGCTCCGCGGCGGGGAGCTCGGGTACGAGCTTGCCCACCGGGCCGATTTCCGGCTGCGCTTTTTCCGCGAGATACCATCGCTGAACATATCGCCGGAGTTCGTGGAAGTGTACCGCCGCGTACGGGAATGA
- a CDS encoding GtrA family protein has protein sequence MPQRLLKFGFGLVGIEPGETIIQFFTFSVIGAIGTCIDLACVYLAYDVAGVPFRGARVIGFVVALTTNFMLNRKFTFGDKRNGKATRQYLLFFVICTLGFLVNWLISVSLFERTAFFHEHYLVAAFLGTMGGLAINFTGSKYIAFR, from the coding sequence ATGCCCCAGCGTTTGTTGAAGTTCGGTTTCGGCCTTGTCGGTATCGAGCCGGGCGAAACCATCATCCAGTTTTTCACCTTTTCCGTCATCGGCGCCATAGGCACGTGCATCGACCTTGCGTGCGTGTATCTCGCCTATGACGTCGCGGGCGTACCGTTTCGCGGCGCCCGCGTAATCGGTTTCGTCGTGGCGCTCACCACGAATTTCATGCTAAACAGAAAGTTCACCTTCGGTGATAAACGGAATGGCAAAGCGACGCGGCAGTACCTGCTGTTCTTCGTCATCTGCACGCTCGGGTTCCTGGTCAACTGGCTCATTTCGGTGTCGCTGTTCGAACGGACGGCCTTCTTCCACGAGCATTATCTCGTCGCCGCGTTTCTCGGAACGATGGGAGGCCTTGCCATAAACTTCACCGGCAGCAAGTACATAGCCTTCAGGTAA
- a CDS encoding DUF6798 domain-containing protein produces MALISTCGRALREFIGKRSVFLTVFIILILNLLLKNILGVNENVVLAEARHFGDPSWIPNDWFLNQYIGYRLLFNAIFGQLAMILPLYLVSIAGRLVIYFLFAIVIEKISRTLKIHLALIIPALVLFVSFQSIVAREWMIGGVETKSFAYICALGALVALAHRRYRPMFLLTGLAASFHILVGIYAAFSLGVAILLTFNSHSDRIKEIFLAVPYALMTAVPAIYAVGQYLYDSASVDALKAATIYVIERNPHHTFPEAWTRPWVARFSASCMLFAGILAFSRRPARRVFAAYGLGSAVLFCAGLVLYHSGNYAWLKLYWFRHPDVIIPLLGFFLLAALMSEPLKSESAPGTERKTIINKPALQKTALVIALLLSTAGMVKSAYVFSRHIVKIAGSERPFYLAHLEPNLREALLWIKGNTPADAMFLVSPAIDEFYISAERAMFVSFKHSPQTDSDNIEWYNRILLLNNGKIPAKRGFKMVREIDQSFYDLETATINEIAKRYSLDYYLGKSERKRPYRIAYDNDNYTLYRLRQ; encoded by the coding sequence ATGGCGCTTATATCAACCTGTGGCCGCGCCCTCCGGGAGTTCATCGGAAAGCGCTCCGTTTTCCTGACCGTCTTCATCATCCTTATCCTCAATCTCCTTTTGAAAAACATCCTCGGCGTTAACGAGAACGTCGTGCTCGCCGAGGCCAGACACTTCGGCGACCCATCGTGGATCCCCAACGACTGGTTTTTAAACCAGTATATCGGTTATCGACTTCTTTTTAACGCGATATTCGGACAGCTCGCCATGATACTGCCGCTTTATCTGGTATCTATCGCGGGCAGGCTTGTAATCTATTTCCTCTTCGCGATCGTCATCGAAAAAATCTCCAGGACGCTTAAAATCCATCTTGCTCTAATAATCCCGGCCCTGGTGCTCTTTGTTTCCTTTCAATCCATCGTTGCGCGCGAATGGATGATCGGCGGCGTCGAGACGAAGAGCTTCGCCTATATCTGCGCGCTCGGTGCGCTCGTCGCCCTGGCGCACCGGCGGTACCGGCCCATGTTTCTCCTCACGGGGCTCGCGGCCTCGTTCCATATACTTGTCGGGATTTACGCCGCATTCAGCCTGGGAGTCGCAATTCTCCTAACTTTCAACAGCCACAGCGATCGCATAAAGGAAATATTCCTGGCGGTTCCTTACGCCCTTATGACGGCAGTACCCGCCATATACGCCGTCGGTCAATACCTTTATGACAGCGCGAGCGTCGACGCGCTAAAGGCGGCGACCATCTATGTCATCGAGCGCAATCCGCATCATACCTTCCCGGAAGCATGGACCAGGCCCTGGGTGGCCAGGTTCTCGGCGAGCTGTATGCTGTTCGCCGGCATACTCGCGTTCTCACGCAGGCCGGCGAGGCGTGTATTTGCAGCCTACGGGCTGGGCTCGGCCGTGCTTTTCTGTGCGGGGCTTGTGCTGTATCATTCTGGAAATTACGCCTGGCTGAAACTCTACTGGTTCCGCCACCCGGACGTCATCATCCCCCTGCTCGGCTTTTTCCTTCTCGCCGCGCTCATGAGCGAGCCGCTTAAAAGCGAATCCGCCCCTGGAACCGAACGGAAAACCATTATAAATAAACCGGCGCTACAAAAAACGGCGCTCGTTATCGCACTGCTTCTATCAACCGCCGGCATGGTGAAATCGGCATACGTGTTTTCCCGCCACATTGTTAAAATCGCCGGGAGCGAACGGCCGTTTTATCTTGCCCACCTCGAACCGAATCTCAGAGAAGCCCTGCTCTGGATAAAGGGAAACACTCCGGCGGACGCCATGTTTCTCGTCAGTCCCGCCATCGATGAGTTTTATATCTCGGCCGAAAGGGCCATGTTCGTTTCTTTCAAACATTCGCCGCAAACGGACAGTGACAATATTGAATGGTATAATCGTATTTTGCTTCTAAACAATGGGAAGATTCCGGCCAAGAGGGGTTTTAAAATGGTAAGGGAGATCGACCAATCGTTCTACGATCTCGAAACCGCGACGATCAATGAAATCGCGAAGCGCTATTCGCTGGATTATTACCTCGGAAAGAGCGAAAGGAAACGTCCCTACAGAATCGCATACGACAATGATAACTATACTCTTTATCGTTTGCGGCAATAA
- a CDS encoding glycosyltransferase family 39 protein: protein MSVQVERKSVYIAEGTLRRALDVLVPVLLGIAYLMTGLYAMGLHPHIGETDTSAFFRYVLEVRAQGGPWDFLVSLLTGSFLPANQHPLFPFIISLFFEHSTDYFVAVKTLNLALGGVFLFIFYYLMKREAGPLAAIAAGVLLVANDTFMIQASMVSCEPMLIIFTTLSFYLLVKGVDDNRLWALAGVFIALSFLVKGSGMFIIFGFGLFLLADVRLRFWVLLKNKYLWLFLAAFVVVALPLLARNTVAYKFPFYNYNTKYLAMDARERRVSEERTFRDILNKDASEHVARFAKGTARQFRILIHSLYSFSIHEVPKFTRDTDSPVRKTAAGMVAALVFAAGIFGFARAPIGRRRRLLTGLLVFGFYLPLSWYSIIAPNRRYILPVSLLFIVFASWTIAKGATALVKWRARGMASPSGRAPETIALAAMAAALVVFTVAYPLARAVPRPSETVRLEDDYHELAAFFKNNLGDGDLYQTRGEHHYSWVLLHPELMDRASGRGYFADMESFVRHFENNPRIKYMLMQPEFYRATRNILADYVSNDERLGLVPLKNPPGWRMIRKDGNPPADYILYARAGERGAVRK, encoded by the coding sequence ATGAGCGTTCAAGTAGAAAGGAAATCCGTGTACATCGCCGAGGGTACGTTGAGGCGCGCGCTCGATGTGCTCGTTCCGGTGTTGCTGGGGATCGCCTACCTCATGACCGGTCTGTACGCCATGGGGCTGCACCCGCATATCGGGGAGACCGACACCAGCGCCTTTTTCCGGTACGTGCTCGAGGTCCGCGCGCAGGGCGGGCCATGGGACTTCCTGGTGTCGCTCCTCACCGGCTCGTTCCTGCCGGCCAACCAGCACCCGCTCTTTCCGTTCATCATCTCGCTCTTTTTCGAGCATTCGACGGACTATTTCGTGGCGGTGAAGACGCTGAACCTCGCCCTTGGCGGAGTGTTTCTTTTCATTTTTTATTATCTGATGAAGCGGGAGGCGGGGCCGCTTGCCGCGATCGCGGCCGGTGTGCTGCTTGTGGCGAACGACACCTTCATGATCCAGGCAAGCATGGTTTCGTGCGAGCCGATGCTCATCATCTTCACCACGCTTTCTTTTTATCTGCTGGTAAAGGGCGTCGACGACAACAGGCTGTGGGCGCTTGCGGGCGTCTTTATCGCGCTCAGTTTCCTCGTCAAAGGGAGCGGGATGTTCATCATCTTCGGTTTCGGCCTGTTTTTGCTCGCCGACGTGCGGTTGCGCTTCTGGGTGCTGTTAAAGAACAAATACCTGTGGCTTTTCCTTGCCGCCTTCGTCGTCGTGGCGCTGCCGCTCCTTGCGCGGAACACGGTCGCGTATAAGTTCCCTTTTTATAATTACAATACGAAGTACCTCGCGATGGATGCCCGGGAACGCAGGGTTAGTGAGGAGCGCACGTTCCGGGACATCCTCAACAAGGATGCTTCCGAGCACGTCGCGCGCTTCGCGAAGGGCACGGCCCGGCAGTTCAGGATACTGATTCATTCGCTCTATTCGTTTTCGATCCACGAGGTGCCCAAGTTCACGCGCGATACCGATTCGCCCGTTCGGAAGACCGCGGCGGGAATGGTCGCGGCTCTGGTATTCGCGGCGGGCATTTTCGGCTTCGCGCGCGCGCCGATCGGCAGGCGGAGGAGGCTTCTTACGGGCCTGCTCGTGTTCGGATTTTACCTTCCGCTCTCGTGGTACAGTATCATCGCGCCCAACCGGCGCTATATTCTGCCGGTCAGCCTTTTATTCATCGTGTTCGCGTCGTGGACGATCGCAAAGGGCGCCACGGCCCTGGTAAAATGGAGGGCGCGCGGAATGGCGTCGCCGTCAGGCCGCGCACCCGAAACGATCGCGCTGGCGGCGATGGCCGCGGCACTCGTCGTCTTTACCGTGGCGTATCCGCTCGCGCGGGCGGTGCCGCGACCATCGGAGACGGTCCGCCTCGAAGACGATTATCACGAGCTCGCCGCTTTTTTCAAGAACAACCTTGGAGATGGGGACCTCTATCAGACGCGGGGCGAGCACCATTATTCATGGGTGCTGTTGCATCCCGAGCTGATGGACAGGGCGTCCGGTCGGGGCTATTTCGCGGACATGGAAAGCTTCGTTCGCCATTTCGAAAACAATCCGCGGATCAAATATATGCTGATGCAGCCGGAGTTCTATCGCGCGACGAGGAACATCCTGGCCGACTATGTTAGTAACGACGAGAGGCTCGGCCTCGTTCCTCTTAAAAATCCGCCGGGATGGAGGATGATACGGAAAGACGGGAATCCTCCGGCGGACTATATCCTCTACGCGCGCGCGGGGGAGCGCGGCGCCGTGCGCAAATGA
- a CDS encoding alpha/beta hydrolase, translated as MKPTGKKTIILACGATVALALTLCVFAFLYVSGKRAGQGSEAASPGEMLDAGGMAFHAVRMGEGAPLVVLESGLCASSLEWLPVQRDIARFAPVMAYDRAGYGASPKAEGPRTADAAVDGLRALLDSVGAKRPVVIVGHDAGALYALRFAARHPSMVRGLVLVDPFPDDTPKYKSELEAAVYRNFIDRAWLYKAGRAAAGAGIVRALKITPYLRAPAEIRPFMVDFFSDPATYDTALAEYRALSAPSARPGFAPARVPVTIIRPSREKYLDHMLFFGVPVVEARKIEVLRDAQDGRLLSRSIAPLWVESNQATSTVHLEDPAVIVDAVRKIIGK; from the coding sequence ATGAAACCGACGGGGAAAAAAACGATAATTCTCGCCTGCGGCGCGACGGTCGCGCTGGCCCTGACGCTATGCGTGTTCGCTTTCCTGTATGTTTCCGGAAAGCGGGCCGGGCAGGGCAGCGAGGCCGCATCACCGGGCGAAATGCTCGATGCGGGCGGCATGGCTTTCCACGCGGTACGGATGGGCGAGGGCGCGCCGCTGGTGGTGCTCGAGTCGGGGCTCTGCGCCTCCTCGCTCGAGTGGCTTCCCGTTCAGCGCGACATCGCGCGCTTCGCGCCGGTCATGGCGTACGACAGGGCGGGGTACGGAGCGAGCCCGAAGGCGGAGGGGCCGCGAACGGCCGACGCCGCGGTCGACGGGCTTCGCGCGCTTCTCGATTCCGTCGGCGCGAAGCGGCCCGTGGTCATCGTGGGGCACGACGCCGGCGCGCTCTACGCATTGCGTTTCGCCGCGCGTCATCCGTCCATGGTCAGGGGACTCGTGCTCGTCGATCCGTTCCCGGACGATACGCCGAAATACAAATCCGAGCTTGAGGCCGCGGTCTATCGCAATTTCATCGACCGGGCCTGGCTGTACAAGGCGGGACGCGCGGCGGCGGGCGCGGGCATCGTTCGCGCGTTGAAAATCACGCCCTACCTTCGCGCGCCGGCGGAGATTCGGCCCTTCATGGTGGACTTCTTCTCGGATCCGGCCACCTACGACACGGCACTGGCCGAGTACCGCGCTTTGTCCGCGCCGTCGGCGCGACCGGGGTTCGCGCCGGCGCGCGTGCCCGTTACCATCATACGGCCGTCGCGCGAAAAGTATCTCGACCACATGCTCTTTTTCGGCGTGCCGGTGGTGGAGGCGCGGAAGATCGAGGTATTGCGCGACGCCCAGGACGGGCGATTGCTCTCGCGTTCGATAGCGCCGCTTTGGGTGGAATCGAACCAGGCGACGAGCACCGTGCATCTTGAGGACCCGGCCGTCATCGTCGACGCCGTGCGGAAGATAATTGGGAAGTAA